The following are encoded together in the Ranitomeya imitator isolate aRanImi1 chromosome 4, aRanImi1.pri, whole genome shotgun sequence genome:
- the LOC138674765 gene encoding olfactory receptor 5G25-like gives MNRTVIPEIFLIGFQNLSDVRFFIIFVCLLMYLAAMIGNLTIIVLVSKSHYLQFPMFFYLGHLSVSDMLLISNIVPFLVHIILFNGGLVSLKGCITQFFFYGVSATTECLLLTAMSYDRYLAICSPLHYSNIMSPRLCLYIVVFCWSLGFVITLVPILLMQTLWFCGPFVIDHFFCDFGPLLELSCSDVSIVKYEVLFLSGLLTIIPFWFIVVTYGYIFVTIMKITSATGRQKTFSTCSSHLAVVCTYYGALFAIYVVPRRGYSLNINKVVSLMYSVVTPLFNPIIYGLRNKEIKTAIQSFILRCRRNCGK, from the coding sequence ATGAATAGGACAGTGATACCTGAAATATTTCTTATTGGTTTTCAAAACCTTTCAGATGTCAGGTTCTTCATAATTTTTGTGTGCTTGCTCATGTATCTGGCTGCAATGATTGGCAATCTTACCATTATCGTTTTGGTTTCCAAAAGTCATTACCTCCAATTTCCAATGTTTTTCTATCTGGGCCACCTTTCCGTCTCTGATATGTTGCTTATTTCCAACATTGTCCCATTCTTAGTGCATATTATTCTGTTCAATGGTGGCCTTGTTTCCCTTAAGGGCTGTATAACTCAgttctttttttatggtgtttctGCAACAACCGAATGTCTCCTGCTGACCGCTATGTCCTATGACCGATATCTCGCAATCTGCAGCCCACTACACTACTCCAATATTATGAGCCCAAGACTCTGTTTATATATTGTTGTATTTTGCTGGTCCCTGGGGTTTGTGATTACTCTGGTTCCAATACTATTGATGCAGACATTGTGGTTCTGTGGTCCCTTCGTAATTGACCACTTCTTTTGTGACTTTGGCCCCCTTCTAGAGCTGTCCTGTTCAGATGTTTCCATAGTAAAATATGAGGTGCTGTTCCTCTCTGGTCTTTTGACCATTATCCCTTTTTGGTTTATTGTGGTCACCTATGGTTATATCTTTGTAACCATAATGAAGATCACCTCAGCCACTGGGAGACAGAAGACATTTTCCACCTGTAGTTCTCACCTGGCTGTTGTATGTACCTATTATGGTGCGCTCTTTGCAATATATGTAGTACCCCGCAGAGGGTATTCTTTGAATATTAATAAAGTGGTGTCCCTCATGTACTCAGTGGTCACCCCGTTGTTCAATCCAATCATATATGGCTTACGAAATAAGGAGATCAAAACCGCCATCCAAAGTTTTATCCTCAGGTGTAGAAGGAACTGCGGAAAATAA